One Longimicrobiaceae bacterium DNA window includes the following coding sequences:
- a CDS encoding biosynthetic peptidoglycan transglycosylase produces the protein MRWRNREHNEPGDEQTLPLGVPVPVSGEGQRLGVRALLRRMARAVLLVLVGYYLLCVLLLVAYRFLSPPITGVQLQRGIESLLAGEEYRKVQNRVSLESLPRHVPRAVVAAEDGGFWEHFGFDWAEMISAGSEAAGGIRIRGASTITQQLMKNLFGTTHRNPVRKLYDWGLTPVAQVVLGKERILELYLNEVEWAEGIWGIDAAARHHYGVSASELTRTQAAGLAALLPNPRRRTPENTGRYRAEILRRMRVRGW, from the coding sequence TGCCCGTGCCCGTCTCCGGGGAGGGGCAGAGGCTCGGTGTGCGGGCTCTGCTCCGCCGGATGGCGAGGGCGGTGCTCCTGGTACTCGTCGGCTATTACCTGCTGTGCGTGCTGTTGCTGGTGGCGTACCGCTTCCTGTCGCCGCCGATCACCGGTGTGCAGCTCCAGCGGGGGATCGAGTCGCTCCTGGCTGGTGAGGAGTATCGCAAGGTGCAGAACCGGGTGTCGCTGGAGTCTCTACCCCGGCATGTCCCCCGCGCCGTGGTGGCCGCGGAAGACGGAGGGTTCTGGGAGCATTTCGGCTTCGACTGGGCGGAGATGATCAGTGCGGGGAGCGAGGCCGCGGGCGGCATCCGGATCCGTGGCGCCTCGACCATCACCCAGCAGCTGATGAAGAACCTGTTCGGGACCACGCACCGGAACCCGGTGCGCAAGCTCTACGATTGGGGTCTGACCCCGGTGGCGCAGGTGGTTCTCGGCAAAGAGCGGATTCTGGAGCTGTACCTGAACGAGGTAGAATGGGCCGAGGGAATCTGGGGCATCGACGCCGCCGCGCGGCATCACTACGGCGTGAGCGCCTCAGAGCTCACCCGCACCCAGGCCGCAGGCCTGGCCGCCCTGCTTCCCAATCCCCGCCGCCGCACACCGGAGAACACCGGCAGGTACCGGGCGGAGATCCTGCGGAGGATGCGGGTGCGGGGGTGGTAG